The following coding sequences lie in one Chelonoidis abingdonii isolate Lonesome George chromosome 6, CheloAbing_2.0, whole genome shotgun sequence genomic window:
- the SELENOP gene encoding selenoprotein P encodes MWGGLGLALVLCLLPGGGTESQGSSAHCKEPPEWQIEETSPMQNSRGSVTVVALLQASUYLCLLQASRLEDLKEKLENEGLVNISYMVVNHQGIHSQLKIHTLKEKVSENITVYQQSETQTDVWTTLNGNKDDFLIYDRCGRLVYHLGLPYSFLTFPYVEDSIKIAYCEYKCGNCSYMTPVVEDICKNISQTADKKQAEEAPKPHIRHSHHHNQHRHHGHRHHQQEGDQLSEDQNQQDSAQAPRNHSHQTSQRHNRVVGRNRQGQKGSQPNVETAPQREVGKVPTKVKRPUKKGTAS; translated from the exons ATGTGGGGAGGGCTGGGTTTGGCCCTGGttctctgtctcctcccaggAGGAGGGACAGAGAGCCAGGGTTCAAGTGCCCATTGTAAAGAACCCCCAGAATGGCAAATTGAGGAGACCAGTCCCATGCAGAATTCTAGGGGCTCAGTGACAGTCGTAGCACTTCTCCAAGCTAGCTGATACTTGTGCCTGCTGCAGGCTTCCAG ACTGGAAGACCTGAAAGAAAAGTTAGAGAATGAAGGATTGGTCAATATCTCATACATGGTGGTTAATCATCAAGGAATACATTCCCAACTGAAAATTCACACACTGAAGGAGAAGGTATCAGAGAATATTACTGTATACCAGCAAAGTGAGACTCAAACTGATGTTTGGACTACCTTAAATGGAAACAAAGATGATTTTCTTATCTATGACAG GTGTGGCCGTCTGGTGTATCATCTTGGTCTGCCTTATAGCTTCCTGACTTTCCCATATGTGGAAGACTCTATTAAGATTGCATACTGTGAATACAAGTGTGGAAATTGCTCTTATATG ACACCAGTTGTTGAAGATATATGCAAAAACATATCTCAGACAGCAGATAAAAAGCAGGCTGAAGAAGCACCAAAGCCACACATTCGCCATTCACACCACCACAATCAACATAGACATCATGGACACAGGCACCACCAACAGGAAGGGGACCAACTTTCAGAAGATCAAAATCAACAGGATTCTGCTCAAGCTCCAAGAAATCATTCCCACCAGACCAGTCAACGTCATAACAGGGTTGTGGGTCGTAATAGACAGGGTCAGAAAGGTAGTCAACCAAATGTAGAAACTGCCCCACAAAGAGAAGTGGGGAAAGTTCCTACAAAAGTTAAGAGGCCTTGAAAAAAAGGAACTGCCAGCTGA